Within Dysosmobacter sp. Marseille-Q4140, the genomic segment GAAAACGGCGCCGTTCCTCTGACGCCTCCCTTCGCCCTGGGCGACTTCGGCACCGCCGGCACCCTGGCCGGTGCCTGCGCCGCCTGCCTGCTGCAGCAAGCCAAGACCGGCAAGGGCGAAAAGGTGATGGTCTCCCTGTACGGCCAGGCCATCTGGGACAACGCCGCCATCATGCAGGCCGAATATCACGGCAACCACTGGCCCAAGACCCGGCTGGATCCCGACAGCCCCCTGCGCAACACCTACCAGTGCAAGGACGGCACCTGGATGATGATTTCCGTGCCGAACTATGAGAGATACTACGCCTCCTTCTGCAAGGTGGTGGGCCGTGAGGACCTGGTGAACGATGAGCGCTTCAACACAGAGGTCAACATGCGCAGCCATAAGGCCGAGCTTATGGAAATTTTGGACCCCATTTTCCTGACCAAGGACTACGCCGAGTGGGATGCCCTTCTGACCGAAGGCGACATCGCCCATGACCGCATCAACCATATCCGCGACACCATCCGCGATGAGCAGGCCCTGGCCAACAACTACGTCTACGAGTATGAAAACCGGGACGGCACCAAGGATCTGATTGTCTCCACCCCCGTCAAATTCGGTCAGCCGGATCAGATCGCTCACCGCAACGCCCCCCTGCTGGGCGAGCACTCCGTGGAACTGATGCACGAGCTGGGCTACAGCGACGACGTAATCGCCGCCTGGGCGGCGGAGGGCGTCGTCCGTACCCGCTGAGCCGCGTCTATTTCTGCGGTCCCCCCTCCATTTTGGATTTCTTCCATCGTGGAACAACAGAGAAAGAAGGGTGTTTATGGAAATCGTAAGTATTATCGGTATGATCGCAGCACTGGCACTGCTGTCCTTCCTGGTCATGAAGGGCGTGAACATCTTCATCGCCGCCATCGCAAGCTCCCTGCTGGTGGCTATCACCGGCCAGATCGGCCTGTACGACGCTCTGCAGACAGACTACATGAGCGGCTTCACCGGCTTCTTCGGCAGCAACTTCCTGATCTTTGTGGCCGGCGCCCTGATGGGCCAGGTCTATGAAAAGACCAACGGCGCCAAGGCCATCGCCCGCCTGATCATCAGAGGTCTGGGCAAGGGCGCGGCCATCATCGCCGTACCTCTGGCCATCGGTATCCTGACTTACGGCGGCATTGCCGGCTTCGTGGTGTGCTTTGCCGTGTTCCCCATCGCGCTGGAGATCTACCGTGAGGCAGACATCCCCCGCCGCTTTATCCCCGGCGTCATCGTGTTCGCCTGCTGCACCTTCTCCGCCATCGGCCCCGGCAACCCCCAGGTCGGCAACGTGGTGCTGCAAAACGCCCTGGGCACCTCTCTGATGGCCGGCGCCACCGTGGGCTTCATCTGCACCGCCGTCACCCTGGTGGTGGGCGTTGTGATGCTGAAGGTCATGGTCAAGCACGCCTGGGCCAACGGCGAGCACTTTGTAGCCAAGGACACCGACAAGTTTGACGACGCTGCCGTCTGCCCCAACGGCTGGGTGGCCCTGATCCCCCTGGCCCTCTCCCTGATCCTCATCAACATCAAGATCGACGGCACCGCCATCTGCCCCACCGCCTTCGGCGTGTGCATCGGCGCCGCCCTGGCCTACATCATGCTCCACAAATACAAGACCCCCGACGCCAAGCCTCTGGACCTGATGGGCAACGGCATCAAGAACGCCGTCTCCGCCGCCGCCAATACCTCCGCCGTGGTTGGCTTTGGCTCCGTGGTCAAGGCTGCCGTCGGCTTCCCGGTCCTGTGCAACGCCATTGAGAACATCCCCGGCCCCCCGCTGGTGGCTGTGGCTCTGGCCACGACCATCATCGCCGGCATCTGCGGTTCCGGCTCCGGCGGCCTGGGCATCGCGGCCCCCATCCTCAAGCCCATCTTCGTGGACGGCATGGGCATCAACGTCAACGTCCTGCACCGCATGATGATGATTGCCTCCTCCGGCCTGGACTCCATGCCCCACAACGGCTTCGTGGTCACCGTCATCAACGGCGTCTGCGGCGAGACCCACAAGGACGCCTACATGCCCGTGTTCTGGCTGACCGTGGTCACTCCGCTGATCGCCACGGCCGTCGGCGTGGTCCTCTTCACGCTGTTCCCCAACCTGCCGTAACACCTCCCCATGCAAACAGGGAAGAGAGCTGTCAGGCGGCAGCTCTCTTCCCTCACTCACAATTCGATTTGAAATTCTTCCAGCTTGCGGTAGAAGGTCTTGCGGGAGATCCCCAGCGCGGCGGCGGCCATGGTCCGGTTGTATCGGTTCTCCTCCAGCGCCCGCAGGATATCCTCCCGGGTGACGTGCCGGCCCTGGGTCGCCCTTGCAGGCGGCGGAGAGGCCGCCGTCACGGCGGTCCTGCCTGTACCCACAAAGTCCAGGCACAGCTCCAGATCCTGAGGCGTGATGACCTGGCTGGGAACCAGCTGGACCACCCGCTCCATGACGTTTTGCAGCTCCCGGACATTGCCGTGCCAGGGCAGCCGCAGCATCAGCTCCTTGGCCTCCTCTGAAAGGACCTTTCGGGTTCCCATCTGGAGGCGGGCGGTGATGGCGTCAATGAAGTGCTCCGCCAGCAGGATGATGTCTCCGCCCCGGTCCCGCAGCGGCGGCAGCTGGAGATTGAGCGTACACAGCCGGAAATACAGATCCGGCCGGAAGGTCCGCTTTTCCACCATGGTATGGAGATCGGCGTTGGTGGCGGAGATGATCTTCACATCCACGCTGCGGACAATACTGCTGCCGATCCGCATGAAATTCTTCTGCTCGATGACCCGCAGAAGCATCACCTGCAGATCCAGCGGCATGTCGCCGATCTCATCGAGAAAGATGGTCCCCGTGTCAGCCAGCTCGAATTTTCCCAGGTTTCCGGTCTTTTTCGCCCCGGTGTAGGCTCCGCCGTCGTAGCCGAACAGCTCGCTGGCCAGCAGATCCCGGGGATAGGCGGCGCAGTTGAGCACGATAAAGGGGCTGTCCCTGCGCTGGCTGGCATTATGGATGGCCTGGGCGAACACGTCCTTACCCACGCCGCTCTCGCCGGTGATCATCACATTGCTGTCGCTGTGGGCAATGGATTTGGCCCGTGCGATGCACCGCTGCATGGCAAAGCTGTTCCCCAGGATGTTGGAAAACGAGTACACGGCGTTATTGCCAATATGCCGCGCCACGTGGCTGGACAGCTCCCGGGGAGACGACAGGAAAAACCGCACGCCTCCAAGTCCCAGATGCCGCTGCTGATACGCCACCGTGGACACCAGGTAAGTATTCTGCTTGCCATGGATGGTCAGGGGAATCAGCTGATCCTCCACCGTCCGCTTGTTCCGGATGATGTCCCAGAACTCCTGATTCTGCGGCAGCGGATCGAACAGGGTCTCCGCCTTCTTGAAGTAGAGATTCTCATAGGGGATCCCCAGGATGCGGAAAACCTGCTCGTTGTGGTAGAGAATATGGGGATTTCCCGTAACCACATTGATGTCAATGTTGATCAGGCCCTTGGGCTCCTGAAAATACAGCGCATAGAGTTCACTGGCCATGAACATGTGCAGTTCAATGTCATTGGCAAGGGCGGTACAGATCAGCTTCCGCTCCGCCACAGGTTCCTCTACCGGAGAGATGGCCGCGATACCGCCCAGCAGTTCATAATCAGCGGAGTTTTCACTCCTCTCCAGCAGCAGCGGTTCAAAAAAAATCGAGGCGCTCCGCAGCAGCGGGCTCTCGTTTTCCTCTCCCGCCGAAAGAAGCGGACATCTCTGCTCCAGTCCCAGGGATATGGCGTTCCTGCCAAAGGACGCCCTGTCCCAGCAGCTGCGCACACAGATCCCTCTTTCCCGGCACCACTCCAGATAACCGGCAGGTCCATACAGCTTCAAAAGGCAGCCGTGCTGATCAAACAGCGCAAAGCCCCAGCTCTTGATCTCCTGCTCCGCGCAGGCCTTTGTCAGGACCCGGTTGGCATAGGCATAGATCTTGACGGACTCCGCCTTTATCTCTTTAAACTCCGCTTCCGGCACCAGCTTGGGTGCTGTGAACTGCTCTGTACCGGCTTGTTTATTCGGCATATGATCCTCCACGGAATATGCCTCCTCTCCACGATCTGGGCCATGGTTACACCCGAATGATACAAATTGTATCACACTTGGTGTCACCGTGCAACGAAAACGTGTCAGGGAGCGCTGCCAAGCACAGGCGGCACAGGCATCTCGCATCAAATTTACTCACAGAAAGATTTCGGCACAATAATTGCTTATCTAATTGTTGTTGATTGCCCCCCGCAACTCGACCTTAAGGAAAGGATGATACAATGGATTTCAATTTGACGAAAGAGCAGGAGCTCCTCCGCAAAATGGCCGCGCAGTTCGCCGCGCAGTACTGCGAACCGGAGGCCGCGGAGTTGGATGAAACGCACGAGTTCCTCCACGACACCTGGAAGAAAATGGCCGAGGTGGGCCTTCTGCGGGTCAACCACGGTGAACAATACGGCGGCACCGGCCACGACGCCATCGGCGAGATGATCGTCATTGAGGAGCTGTCCAAGGCCAGCCTCACTCACGGCGCCACTTATGCCCTGCTGGCCAACGGCTTCCCCGCTTTCATTGAGAAGTTCGGCACCGAGGAGCAGAAGATGGAGTTCATCCCCCAGGTGCTCAACGACGGCGTGATCGGCAGCTTCTGCCTGACGGAGCCGGACGCAGGCTCCGACGCCACTGGCATCCACACCACCTCCGTCCGGGACGGCGACGACTACATCCTCAACGGGACCAAGTGCTTCATCACCGCCGGAAACATCGCCAAATACCACCTGGTGGTTGCCATTGCCGACACCAAGGCCGGCGAGCGGGGCTTCAACGGCTTTATCGTGGACGCCGACGCCCCCGGCGTCAGCGTGGGCAAGATCGAAAACAAGATGGGCCTGCGGGGCCTGCCCACCACGGAGCTGATCTTCGAGGACGTCCGCGTTCCCGCCAGCCGGATGCTGGGCGGCCCGGCCGGCTGCGGCAAGATGATGAAGTTTGCCCTGGGCACTCTGGACGCGGCCCGCATCGGCACCGGCGCCCAGGCGCTGGGTGTGGCCACCGCCGCCTTCCAGCGGGCGCTGACCTACTCCGGTGAGCGCAAGCAGTTCGGCAAGCCCATCAACGCCAACCAAGGCCTCGCCTGGGAACTGGCGGAGATGGCCACCAAGCTGGATATGTCCCGTCTGCTGGTCTATCGGGCCGCCTGGATGGAGCAGCAGGGGCTGCCCTTCAGCAAGGAGGCCTCCATGGCCAAGCTCTACGCCACCAAGTTTGGCCGCGAGGTGGTCAACTCCGCCCTGCAGATCCACGGCGGCTACGGCTACATGCACGACTATCCCCTGGAGCGGATGTACCGGGATATCAAGATCACCGAGATCTACGAGGGCTCCTCTGAGATCCAGAAGGTGGTCATTGCCAACCACCTGATCCCCCGTCCCCCCAAGAAAACGGAGAAGAAGAAATAAGGAGGTATCAGACAAAATGAAGATCATTGTTTCCATCAAGCAGGTACCCGATACCTCCGGCAAGGTGGCGGTGAATCCCGACGGTACGCTGAACCGTGCGTCTATGCAGACCATCACCAACCCCGACGACATGAACGCCCTGGAGGCCGCCCTGAAGCTGAAGGACGCCACTGGCTGCAAGGTCGTCGTGGTCACCATGGGTCCCGCCCCCGCTGCCGGCATGCTGCGTGAGGCTCTGGCCATGGGCGCCGACGAGGCCGTTCTGGTGTCCGCCCGCGAGTTCGGCGGCTCCGACACCTACGCCACCTCCCAGATCCTGGCCGCCGCCATCAACAAGATCGGCGTGGAGGCCGACGATATCGTCATGTGCGGCCGGCAGGCCATCGACGGTGACACCGCTCAGGTCGGTCCCCAGATCGCCGAGAAGCTGCACCTGCCCCAGGTCACCTATGCCGCCGACATCCAGAAGGACGGCGACACCGTCACCGTCAAGCGCATGCTGGAGGACGGCTACATGACCATCAAGGTCCGGACGCCCTGCCTGCTGACCTGCGTCAAGGAGCTCAACGAGCCCCGCCTGATGAACGTGGTGGACATTTACCGTGCGTACAGCAAGCCTCTGGAGACCTACAACTATGAGACCCTGAAGGACGATCCTCTGATCGACGCCACCACCATCGGCCTGAAGGGCTCTCCCACCAACATCTTCAAGAGCTTCACCCCGCCCCAGAAGGGTGCCGGACAGATGTTAGAAGGTGCGGACAAGGCCACCTGCGAGCAGCTGGCTGAGATCCTGGCCAAGAAGCACATCATCTGAGAAGGGGGAGAGAAACGATGTCTAATTTCAACAGTGCTGATATCGCTGCTTTCAAGGACGTATGGGTGTTCTGTGAGCAGCGCGAGGGCAAGCTGATGCCCACCGATTTCGAGCTGATCTCCAAGGGCCGCGACCTGGCCAACGAGCTGGGCGTGAACCTGTGCGGCCTGCTGCTGGGCGGCGAGGGGATCGAGAACGTTGCCAAGGAGCTGGGCGGCTACGGCGCCGACAAGGTGATCGTGTGCGAGAGTCCGCTGCTGGCCGTGTACAACACCGACGCCTATGCCAAGGTCATCTGCGACGTCATCGAGGAGATGAAGCCCGAGGCCTTCCTGATCGGCGCCACCAATATCGGCCGTGACCTGGGCCCCCGCTGCGCCGCCCGTCTGCACACCGGCCTGTGCGCTGACTGCACCCACCTGGACGTGGATGTGGCCAACTACATCCAGTTCCTGCGTGAGTCCTCCACTCTGGACGTGGACAACACCAAGTGGGACATGGAGGACCGGAACCTGAAGATGACCCGTCCCGCTTTCGGCGGTCACCTGATGGCCACCATCATCTGCCCCCGCTTCCGTCCCTGCATGGCGACGGTGCGTCCGGGCGTCATGAAGAAGAACCCCTTCGATCAGGCCAAGGCCGACGCCTGCGAGATCGTCAAGCCCGCCTTCTCCCTGACCGAGGCCGACATCCACACCGAGGTCACCGAGGTGGTCAAGGCCGCCAAGAAGCTGGTGGACCTGATCGGCGCCGACTACATCGTGTCCGTTGGCCGCGGCATCAGCAAGGATGTCGAGGGCGGCATCAAGCTGGCTGAGGAGCTGGCTGAGGTGCTGGGCGGCGTCGTGGGCGGCTCCCGTGCCACCATCGACTCCGGCTGGCTGTCTGCCGACCATCAGGTGGGCCAGACCGGCAAGACCGTGCATCCGAAGGTGTACATCGCTCTGGGCATTTCCGGCGCCATCCAGCACAAGGCCGGCATGCAGGACTCCGAGTGCATCATCGCGGTGAACAAGAACGACACCGCTCCCATCTTCGAGATCGCCGACTACGGCATCTGCGGCGACCTGTTCAAGGTCACTCCCATGCTGATCGAGGCCATTAAGGCCGCCAAGGCTGCCAAGTAAATTTCCCCCCACCTGGAAAAAGGGCCATGCGGACTTCTGCCCCATGGCCCTTTTTTGCCGGATCCTGCGCCTTCTCACTGGCGGGATCTTGTGGTATACTCTACTCTGTGCCCGGCATCGGGCACGATCTTATTCCACAGAGGTATCTTTCATATGAATATGATGTTCAAAGGAAGCAGTCAATACGTGGCCTCCCCCGAGCTGATGAGCGCCGTCAATATCGCCATCACCCTCAGCAAGCCCCTGCTCATCAAGGGCGAACCCGGCACCGGCAAGACCATGCTTGCCCAGGCCATCGCCGACGCCCTGGGCAAGCAGCTCATCATCTGGAACGTGAAGTCCACCACCAAGGCCCAGGACGGCCTGTACGTCTACGACGTGGTCCAGCGGCTCTACGACAGCCAGTTCGGCACCCACGGCGTGGATGACGTGGCCCGCTACATCAAGCTGGGCAAGCTGGGCGAGGCCTTTCAGGCTCAGGAGCAGGTGGTCCTCCTGATCGACGAGATCGACAAGGCCGACATCGAGTTTCCCAACGACCTGCTCTGGGAGCTGGATCAGATGGAGTTCTATATCCCGGAGACCAAGGAGACGGTCCGGGCCAAACAGCGCCCCATCGTCATCATCACCTCCAATGCGGAAAAAGAGCTGCCGGACGCCTTTTTGCGCCGGTGCGTGTTCCACTATATTGAGTTCCCGGACCAGCAGCAGATGGAGGAGATCCTCCGCGTCCACTTCGGCCGGCTGGAGGACGCCCTGGTCCGGCAGGCCCTGGCCGCCTTCTACTGGGTCCGGGAGCTGCGGCAAATCGAGAAGAAGCCCAGCACCTCGGAGCTAGTGGACTGGCTGCGGGCCCTGGTGGCCGGCGGGATCGCGCCGGAGCGGATCACCCGGGAGATCCCCTTCGCCGGCGTGCTGCTGAAAAAGGACAAGGACCTGCGGACACTGCAGAGGGAGCTGCGATAAGCCATGTTCACCGCATTTTTCTACCTGCTGCGGCAGCGTGGCCTGGCCGTGTCCATCAACGAGTGGCTCACCCTGCTGGAGGCTCTGGAGAAGGGCCTCCACCGCTCCAGCCTCACGGGCTTCTACCACCTCTGCCGGGCGCTGCTGGTGAAGAATGAGGCGGACTTCGACCGCTTCGATCAGGTGTTTCTGGAGTTTTTCAAGGACGTGCCCTTCAGCGGCGAACTGCCGCCGGAGCTGCTGGACTGGCTGAACCACCCCTCCGAGGACCTGCGCCGCACCATCGAGGAGCTGCAGTCCCTGGGCTTCCCGGATGAAACCCTGGAGGAGCTGCTGCGGATGCTGGAGGAGCGGCTGAAGGAGCAGACCGAGGAGCACAACGGCGGCAATTACTGGGTGGGCACCCAGGGCCGCTCCCCCTTCGGCAACAGCGGCTGGCACCCCAACGGCATCCGCATCGGCGGCCAGAGCCGCCACCGCACTGCCATGTCGGTGGCCGGGGACCGGCGGTTCCGAGACTTCCGCAAGGACGACACCCTGGACCCCCGGCAGTTCCAGCTGGCCTTCCGGCTGCTGCGGCAGCTGTCCGTCCAGGCCAGCAGCGGCGAGAAGGAGGTGGATGTGGACGCCACCATCCGCGACACCTGCGACAACGCCGGCTCCCTGCGGATCCGCTACCGCAAGCCCCGCAAGAACGCCATCAAGGTCCTGCTGCTGATGGACTCCGGCGGCTCCATGGAATATTACAGCACCCTCTGCGCCACGCTGTTCCAGGCGGCCACCAAGTCCAACCACTTCAAGGAACTCCACACCTTCTACTTCCACAACTGCGTCTACTCGGAGCTGTATACCCAGCCCTCCCTGCGCTACGACAGTGCCGTGGCCACGGAGTGGGTCCTCCAGAACTTTGACAGCAGCTACAAGGTCATCATCGTGGGCGATGCCGCTATGAACCCCTATGAGCTCAACGCCCCCACCTACAACTGGCGCAACGGTGCCTACGAGCGGCCCGGGCTGGAGTGGCTCCAGCGGCTCCAGTCCCACTTCCCCTATCTGGTCTGGCTGAACCCGGAGCCCTATCCCGCCCGCCGGGATTTCTGGTCCCAGACCCACTTACAGCTGGCAGGGATCTTTCCCATGTTCGACCTGTCGGTGGACGGGCTGGAGGCCGGGATCAAGCGCCTGATGGCAAAGCGGCCCTCCAAGGCCGCCGGACAGTGAGTCCCGGACGGAAAAAACGCGCCCGCAAGGAAATCCTTGCGGGCGCGTGTGTAACCGCTACAATCTAGATTTCCCATTTTTTCATAAATCTGATTTCTTTCCAGCGGTTAAGTTCAAACTCACAGTTTTATCTGTATGTTTTTTTCTTGAAATAACTTTTGAATTGCCCGTCTAGCTTTATCAGGCTCTAGTCCAATATTTTTTAGCCGAATTGAGTAGATGAGCTCTTCTACAACTTGAATATCACTGATTTGAACAGCTTCAAAGTCCCAATTCAACTTATCATGTGCAAGATCATTCCTCAGTTTGCCAACACGACGACCAATTTCTTCAGCCAATGCCTTATACGGTTTTTGCGGCGTTCCATATTTTCGGAGAGTAAACGCCTCCATGATTTCACGACAGTCAATAAGCGCATACTTTACATTGAACCAATAGCCTAAACTAAAATTTTTAATTCCATTTAGGAGATCCGCTGCGTATTCCCTTTCTTTCCCAGTTTTCTCGTCACAGAAATTCTCCATTAGTTGGACAACCTCTGTTTTTACTTTTACAAAGGGTTCCGACCTCCCTGCATCTATCCCGTAGATATTACGGAACTCCCGTTCAAAAGCGGCCAGAATCATGATAAACCGGCTAACAGAGTAGGAGCGTTTTTCATCAATACAGCGCGGAAGATATTCGTAATCAAGCAGGCCAGCAGAAATTACATTCAACAAATCCGCCGATTTTGTTCCCAAGATCGAAAAATCAATGATTTCGTCCTTGGCTTTTTTATTCGTTTCTCCTGTAAATCGTGGGCGGCAACAAAGCCAGGCAAAAAAATCTCGTTTTCTTTCTTGATTATAGGCAAAAACCTCGACATTGTCTAAAGAAACATTTGCCCGACCGGTGACATACATAAAAAAACGCCAGAGTTGCTCATACGCATTCAGCAAGCCAGGGAGAGCTTCTGTTTTCGAAAACTGAAGCGTCATATAACTCTGTGATGTCATGGGATTCTGTGCTCGCACAACAGATGCATAGGAATGAAGTTTAATTTCAGCAGTGAGACCGTCTGAAAGAAGAAACTTGCCTCCGTCCACCTCATTTTGGCATTCTGCTGATAAAGTAATCTTCTTAGCCCGGATACTGTCTTTTGCTGGTTGAATGTCATATTCAAACACTGATTCCGGAGGAAAGAACGCATCAATTTCTGGTCCTCGTATACGAAAACCATCAATTGCTTCACTTGAATATCTTTCTTCCCAAATAAAATACCAAGCAACAGGGAAGCTCAAAAACCCATGATAGGAACTGTAGTTATTGGATACCCAGAAAGTAATGCGATATCCCTCACTGGTTCTTCCTGATAATTCTCGATTTGAAATCCACTCATTAGATGACTCTATTGTTTGCTGCAGTCGTTCCAGCGTAAGTGCCCCAGAAGAATATCGCCTCCAAACTTCCCGATTCGGAGGATACAGATTTACTTTAAACTCCCTCTCATCAAATTCAAAAGGGAAAGTATACTCTTCATAAGAAACAAATCCGACCAGTCGCTCTGGTCTCTTCATTCTACAGCACCCCCCAGAGCCAATCCCAAGTAATCAAGCAGCCCTTGGCAGCCCACCGACACATCTCTCCAAGTTGCCTCGAAGTCTCTGGTGTACCATGGATCGGCAACCTCTTGGCCTGGTTGGCCAGCATACTCCATCAACAGATGGATCTTCTCCGCTGGGTCGCCACAGAAAATGCGCCGCATATTGTGGACATTGGCCTGGTCCATACCGATCAGCAAATCGTAATCTGCATAGTCGCAACTGGTCAACTGTCGGGCAGCGTGGCCGGTACAGGAGATTCCATGCTCCGCCAGTTTCTTCTGGGCCGGAGGATAGACCGGATTGCCGATTTCTTCCCGACTGGTTGCAGCTGAGGCAATGTGAAACAAATGCCCCATCGCAGCCTTTTTCACCAGATTTTTCATGACATACTCGGCCATCGGACTCCTGCAAATATTGCCGTGACACACAAAAAGAATCCTCGTCATCCTGTCTCTCCTGTTTCTGTTTGTCAACGTCAGTATAACATGTGCCGGTCGAAACGTCGAGATTCATTTTCTCATGCGCGGGTTCGCTAATCTGCCGCAGAAGCTCCGCCTTTGACCATCCGAACTGCAAAACAGCTCGAAGATACCAATGCCGCTGATCCATGGACAGGCCTGCCTCCATGATAACCACATTCTGCGTCCACCCAATCAGGAGAGCCTCCTTCAGAATGTCGGGTGCAGTTTCATAGGTCCGGAAAAAGTCCCGCATCCGACGGAGGTTCCGAGGTGAAAAGCCCGAGTTGTCGGGACACTTGACCGCAAGATACTCTGCTGCTGCCACTGCCGCTCCTTTTTCCTTTCTGGCGCTGACCAGTTTCCCGATTTCGAGATACAGCTCCATCTGTGGCAGGTTTCTTTCCAGTGCCTGATCCAAACCAGTATACATCGCACTGTAATCAATGGGCTTCCGGATGTTCATGGACTTCTCCTTTCTGACGCCATGCGCCTTATTCCGTAGATCACAGCAAAGAGAAATGCGGCATTGCACTGCCACACTTCTCTTTGCTGTGATTCTATATGACCTGCACGATCTGTTCCCAGAGCAGGATATGTTTATTGTCGATTGCTTGATTGCCGTGGTAGTGACCGAACAGCCAGTAATGGTACCGGGCCTTTTCCTGAATCTCTTGAAGGAAATCCGTAAGCGGATCTGCCTTATTGTAACGGTTGATTGCTATGGCGAGATCAGTTGGGGCACAGTGAGTGATGATGTAGTCCACTGCCCAATCGTGTTTGTCCAGGTTTTGTCGAGCCCTAGTATACTCGTCTTTCGAAGGGAGCTCCTCTGGCCACCAGGACTGTCCTAACACTCGGTATCTGCGCCGCCCCATAATCTCGAGCATCATACGCCGGGTTTCGAAGTCTGGTGCCTTTGAGTCCAGAATTCCATCCTCCACATCATGGCTCTTGGCCCCGCCCATGGTGAAGAAGGTATATCCCTGAAGTTCAAACACATGTCCTCGCATGAGGTGCAGGATGTTGGGCCGTATCCGATGCACCATTCCTCCATGCCACATCTCAAGTGGGAATTCTGAAAGCAGCGTGAAGTTCTCGTGGTTTCCATCCACCCATAGGGTGGTCCAGGGCTTGTCATTCAGCCAGTCCAGCCAATAGTTTTCCTCCTCAGAACTTTCCCAGAGGCCTCCGAAGTCACCACAGATAATAACGAAGTCGTCACGGGACATGTTGGCTCGTTCCGGGAAGTATTTTCGACCAAACCGGCGGAAGGTTCCGTGGCAGTCTCCCGTGGCATAAACACTCATGCCGTCACACTCCTCTCGTCTTTTTCCAATGCCTGTTCAATTTCCACGCCGCTGCGAAACGTCACTTTGATTCGCGCCTCATCCAGTACAGTCACCTTTTCCAGCAGTTGATAGAGTACATCTTCTTTCCACTCTGTAATTTCCGCCGAAGCAGCCGGCAATG encodes:
- a CDS encoding CoA transferase, which codes for MTNTPLKGIRVVDFTVAGAGPAAGKMLADWGADVIKIEPLDGENGRFTGLTLGMRADEEQNPHEELKDGNKRGIPLNLKDPRGMEVMDKLLATANIFISNYRLKALTKLGLDYEAMSARHPHIIWGILTGFGTEGPVANNPGFDTVAFWARSGAMIDLCENGAVPLTPPFALGDFGTAGTLAGACAACLLQQAKTGKGEKVMVSLYGQAIWDNAAIMQAEYHGNHWPKTRLDPDSPLRNTYQCKDGTWMMISVPNYERYYASFCKVVGREDLVNDERFNTEVNMRSHKAELMEILDPIFLTKDYAEWDALLTEGDIAHDRINHIRDTIRDEQALANNYVYEYENRDGTKDLIVSTPVKFGQPDQIAHRNAPLLGEHSVELMHELGYSDDVIAAWAAEGVVRTR
- a CDS encoding GntP family permease, whose amino-acid sequence is MEIVSIIGMIAALALLSFLVMKGVNIFIAAIASSLLVAITGQIGLYDALQTDYMSGFTGFFGSNFLIFVAGALMGQVYEKTNGAKAIARLIIRGLGKGAAIIAVPLAIGILTYGGIAGFVVCFAVFPIALEIYREADIPRRFIPGVIVFACCTFSAIGPGNPQVGNVVLQNALGTSLMAGATVGFICTAVTLVVGVVMLKVMVKHAWANGEHFVAKDTDKFDDAAVCPNGWVALIPLALSLILINIKIDGTAICPTAFGVCIGAALAYIMLHKYKTPDAKPLDLMGNGIKNAVSAAANTSAVVGFGSVVKAAVGFPVLCNAIENIPGPPLVAVALATTIIAGICGSGSGGLGIAAPILKPIFVDGMGINVNVLHRMMMIASSGLDSMPHNGFVVTVINGVCGETHKDAYMPVFWLTVVTPLIATAVGVVLFTLFPNLP
- a CDS encoding sigma 54-interacting transcriptional regulator, which codes for MPNKQAGTEQFTAPKLVPEAEFKEIKAESVKIYAYANRVLTKACAEQEIKSWGFALFDQHGCLLKLYGPAGYLEWCRERGICVRSCWDRASFGRNAISLGLEQRCPLLSAGEENESPLLRSASIFFEPLLLERSENSADYELLGGIAAISPVEEPVAERKLICTALANDIELHMFMASELYALYFQEPKGLINIDINVVTGNPHILYHNEQVFRILGIPYENLYFKKAETLFDPLPQNQEFWDIIRNKRTVEDQLIPLTIHGKQNTYLVSTVAYQQRHLGLGGVRFFLSSPRELSSHVARHIGNNAVYSFSNILGNSFAMQRCIARAKSIAHSDSNVMITGESGVGKDVFAQAIHNASQRRDSPFIVLNCAAYPRDLLASELFGYDGGAYTGAKKTGNLGKFELADTGTIFLDEIGDMPLDLQVMLLRVIEQKNFMRIGSSIVRSVDVKIISATNADLHTMVEKRTFRPDLYFRLCTLNLQLPPLRDRGGDIILLAEHFIDAITARLQMGTRKVLSEEAKELMLRLPWHGNVRELQNVMERVVQLVPSQVITPQDLELCLDFVGTGRTAVTAASPPPARATQGRHVTREDILRALEENRYNRTMAAAALGISRKTFYRKLEEFQIEL
- a CDS encoding acyl-CoA dehydrogenase family protein; amino-acid sequence: MDFNLTKEQELLRKMAAQFAAQYCEPEAAELDETHEFLHDTWKKMAEVGLLRVNHGEQYGGTGHDAIGEMIVIEELSKASLTHGATYALLANGFPAFIEKFGTEEQKMEFIPQVLNDGVIGSFCLTEPDAGSDATGIHTTSVRDGDDYILNGTKCFITAGNIAKYHLVVAIADTKAGERGFNGFIVDADAPGVSVGKIENKMGLRGLPTTELIFEDVRVPASRMLGGPAGCGKMMKFALGTLDAARIGTGAQALGVATAAFQRALTYSGERKQFGKPINANQGLAWELAEMATKLDMSRLLVYRAAWMEQQGLPFSKEASMAKLYATKFGREVVNSALQIHGGYGYMHDYPLERMYRDIKITEIYEGSSEIQKVVIANHLIPRPPKKTEKKK
- a CDS encoding electron transfer flavoprotein subunit beta/FixA family protein codes for the protein MKIIVSIKQVPDTSGKVAVNPDGTLNRASMQTITNPDDMNALEAALKLKDATGCKVVVVTMGPAPAAGMLREALAMGADEAVLVSAREFGGSDTYATSQILAAAINKIGVEADDIVMCGRQAIDGDTAQVGPQIAEKLHLPQVTYAADIQKDGDTVTVKRMLEDGYMTIKVRTPCLLTCVKELNEPRLMNVVDIYRAYSKPLETYNYETLKDDPLIDATTIGLKGSPTNIFKSFTPPQKGAGQMLEGADKATCEQLAEILAKKHII
- a CDS encoding electron transfer flavoprotein subunit alpha/FixB family protein, encoding MSNFNSADIAAFKDVWVFCEQREGKLMPTDFELISKGRDLANELGVNLCGLLLGGEGIENVAKELGGYGADKVIVCESPLLAVYNTDAYAKVICDVIEEMKPEAFLIGATNIGRDLGPRCAARLHTGLCADCTHLDVDVANYIQFLRESSTLDVDNTKWDMEDRNLKMTRPAFGGHLMATIICPRFRPCMATVRPGVMKKNPFDQAKADACEIVKPAFSLTEADIHTEVTEVVKAAKKLVDLIGADYIVSVGRGISKDVEGGIKLAEELAEVLGGVVGGSRATIDSGWLSADHQVGQTGKTVHPKVYIALGISGAIQHKAGMQDSECIIAVNKNDTAPIFEIADYGICGDLFKVTPMLIEAIKAAKAAK